Part of the Synechococcus sp. HK01-R genome is shown below.
CTGCTGGTGGGCCTGCCTCTGTATGCCCTCACCGGGCAATACAAGGGCCTCACGCGCTACGTCGGTAGCCGCGCTCTTTACCGGCTCGCTGGTCGCAATGGACTGTTGGTGCTGCTGTTGGCGGGCCTTGGCGTGATCTTGCGTCTGCCGATGCCGCCTCGCAGCAGCTGGATCCTGCTCTGGTTGCTGCTCACCGGGTTCACCGGAGCAGTGCGTTTTGCCTTGCGAGATCTGCTCCTGTCCCTCCGCTCGGTGAGCCAGAAGCAGATGGTGCGTGTGGCGATCTACGGCGCCGGTGAGGCCGGTGCCCAGCTCGCCGCGGCTCTGCGCCTGGCCGGCAACCATCAGATCGTGTCCTTTCTCGATGATGCACCGTCGCTTTGGCAGCGCTCGATCAACGGCATTCCGATCCAGCCGCCCCAGGTGCTGAGTGAGATCCAGGAGCAGCTCGATCAGGTGTTGCTGGCGATTCCCTCGCTGCCCCGCAGTGAACGCCGCCGCATCGTGGCTGAGTTGCAACGCCAGGCGATCCCGGTGTTGCAGATCCCCTCGGTGGACGACCTCACCTCCGGCCGGGCCCGCATTGATGCGCTCCGCCCGGTCGCCATTGAAGACCTGCTCGGCCGTGATACCGTGCCGCCCGTGCCGGAGCTGCTCGGTCCTTGCCTGCGTGATGCGGTGGTGTGCGTCACCGGCGCCGGTGGCTCGATCGGTTCGGAGCTCTGCCGCCAGATCCTGCAGCTGTTTCCCAAAACGCTGATCCTGCTCGAGAGCAGTGAACCGACGCTCTATGCCGTGGAGCAGGAGCTGCGCCAGCAACTGCCTGCATCAGTGGCCCTGCTGCCGGTGCTCGGTAGCGCCGCCGATCCGGCGCTGGTGCAACGGCTGTTTGCCGGCCATGGCGTGCAGACCGTGTTCCATGCCGCCGCCTACAAACACGTACCCCTGGTGGAAGCGAATCCGCTGGCTGGCCTCGCCAACAACGTGGGCTCCACCCGGGTGGTGTGTCAGGCCGCGATTGCCGCGGGCGTCAGTGAACTGGTGCTGATCTCCACCGATAAGGCCGTGCGTCCCACCAATGTGATGGGCGCCAGCAAGCGCCTGGCGGAGCTCGTGGTGCAGGCGTCAACATTGGAGCTCTTGCAGAGTGCCAAGGGCTCTGGCCATCCCCGCACCCGACTGGCGATGGTGCGCTTTGGCAATGTGCTGGGTTCGTCGGGTTCGGTGGTGCCCCTGTTCCGTAAACAGATCGCCGCTGGCGGGCCGATCACCCTCACCCACCCGGAGATCATCCGCTACTTCATGACAATCCCGGAAGCGGCCCAGCTGGTGCTCCAGGCCGCCACCCTCGCCAAAGGCGGTGATTTATTTCTGCTCGACATGGGTGAACCGGTGCGCATCAAAGACCTGGCCGAGCAGATGGTGCGCCTCAGTGGCCTTTCGCTGCGCGATGCCCAGAACCCCAATGGTGAGATCACCATCACCTGCACCGGCCTGCGCCCCGGCGAGAAGCTCTACGAAGAGCTGCTGATCGACGCCGAATCCGAACCTACCCAGCACCCCCTAATCTTCCGCGCCCAGGAACGAGCGCTGCCGCCAGAGGTGCTTTGGCCTCGTCTCGATGTGCTCGACGCCGTCATCGCAGCCCAGGATGTGGAGGCTGCCCTTGCTCTCC
Proteins encoded:
- a CDS encoding nucleoside-diphosphate sugar epimerase/dehydratase; the protein is MRQLVWLSPLARRLLLIGIDALLLPLAVWLSFWLRLAHPLHPSFQAAGLWLLPAVLLVGLPLYALTGQYKGLTRYVGSRALYRLAGRNGLLVLLLAGLGVILRLPMPPRSSWILLWLLLTGFTGAVRFALRDLLLSLRSVSQKQMVRVAIYGAGEAGAQLAAALRLAGNHQIVSFLDDAPSLWQRSINGIPIQPPQVLSEIQEQLDQVLLAIPSLPRSERRRIVAELQRQAIPVLQIPSVDDLTSGRARIDALRPVAIEDLLGRDTVPPVPELLGPCLRDAVVCVTGAGGSIGSELCRQILQLFPKTLILLESSEPTLYAVEQELRQQLPASVALLPVLGSAADPALVQRLFAGHGVQTVFHAAAYKHVPLVEANPLAGLANNVGSTRVVCQAAIAAGVSELVLISTDKAVRPTNVMGASKRLAELVVQASTLELLQSAKGSGHPRTRLAMVRFGNVLGSSGSVVPLFRKQIAAGGPITLTHPEIIRYFMTIPEAAQLVLQAATLAKGGDLFLLDMGEPVRIKDLAEQMVRLSGLSLRDAQNPNGEITITCTGLRPGEKLYEELLIDAESEPTQHPLIFRAQERALPPEVLWPRLDVLDAVIAAQDVEAALALLAELVPEWQRGDGAKTAES